The Frondihabitans australicus genome includes a region encoding these proteins:
- a CDS encoding inositol monophosphatase family protein gives MTAPTEARRATTALAAHRGDSSRFRENTVAAIESALEAGAPTIEIDVRTTQDSEVILLHDATLERLWGLDSRIADLTWPEVCELGGGDLRIPRLADVLPLFEGSPSTLLIDMDSTGPALAAQAVVAACAAAARERGASPANVAWCGLLDAMRLIREADADAAIWMPWADSEPPTAADLEGLAPSVVNLPHLVVGPALVDAVHALGARVSCWTVDDVVQARHLQAIGVDSITTNRLQDLRDALGDGALATGTPAAEAAESPADSRRRARLVASALGSWAIEYVRTHPVGDVATKKNPADHVTEIDRAIERGVRAVIGAQFPEHSFVGEEYGGSADGGPCWYLDPVDGTANLANGVPWTSFSLALVEGGVPVVAVVADPWRGVVVEAQAGEGAWVGSRRLLLPEADWDRSVDPLRGAIVSTELAGHRPWHGMLDLVDALADRFCTTRIMGSGTLTLAGVALGHGAGAVIGSFGAVDHLAAALIVREAGGVVLDENGRDTLFPSWGGILAARDRRTAEALFALWRNGIACDASRG, from the coding sequence GTGACCGCCCCGACCGAAGCCCGCCGGGCCACCACCGCCCTCGCGGCGCACCGCGGCGACTCGTCGCGCTTCCGCGAGAACACCGTCGCCGCGATCGAGTCGGCGCTGGAGGCGGGCGCGCCCACGATCGAGATCGACGTGCGGACGACGCAGGATTCCGAGGTGATCCTGCTCCATGACGCCACCCTGGAGCGCCTCTGGGGACTCGATTCCCGCATCGCCGACCTGACCTGGCCCGAGGTCTGCGAGCTGGGCGGCGGCGACCTGCGGATCCCGCGCCTCGCCGACGTGCTGCCGCTGTTCGAGGGGTCGCCGTCGACGCTCCTCATCGACATGGACTCGACCGGCCCGGCCCTCGCCGCGCAGGCGGTCGTGGCCGCGTGCGCCGCGGCGGCCCGCGAGCGCGGTGCGTCCCCGGCGAACGTGGCCTGGTGCGGCCTCCTCGACGCCATGCGGCTGATCCGCGAGGCCGACGCCGACGCTGCGATCTGGATGCCGTGGGCCGACTCCGAACCGCCCACCGCCGCCGACCTCGAGGGCCTCGCGCCCTCCGTCGTCAACCTCCCCCACCTCGTCGTCGGCCCGGCGCTCGTCGACGCGGTCCACGCCCTCGGCGCCCGCGTCAGCTGCTGGACCGTCGACGACGTCGTCCAGGCCCGCCACCTGCAGGCCATCGGCGTCGACTCGATCACCACCAACAGGCTGCAGGATCTCCGAGACGCCCTCGGCGACGGCGCCCTCGCGACCGGCACGCCGGCCGCGGAGGCGGCGGAGAGCCCGGCGGACTCCCGTCGACGGGCCCGTCTGGTCGCCTCCGCCCTCGGATCCTGGGCCATCGAGTACGTGCGCACGCACCCGGTCGGCGACGTCGCGACCAAGAAGAACCCGGCCGACCACGTGACCGAGATCGACCGCGCCATCGAGCGCGGCGTGCGGGCTGTGATCGGCGCGCAGTTCCCCGAGCACTCGTTCGTGGGCGAGGAGTACGGCGGCAGCGCCGACGGCGGGCCGTGCTGGTACCTCGACCCGGTCGACGGCACGGCGAACCTCGCCAACGGCGTTCCGTGGACGAGCTTCTCGCTCGCGCTCGTCGAGGGGGGCGTGCCCGTCGTCGCGGTCGTCGCGGACCCCTGGCGCGGGGTGGTCGTGGAGGCGCAGGCGGGCGAGGGGGCGTGGGTCGGCTCTCGCCGGCTCCTGCTGCCGGAGGCCGACTGGGATCGCAGCGTCGACCCGCTGCGCGGAGCCATCGTGAGCACCGAGCTGGCCGGGCACCGACCCTGGCACGGCATGCTCGACCTCGTCGACGCTCTGGCGGACCGGTTCTGCACCACGAGGATCATGGGCTCGGGCACCCTCACCCTCGCCGGAGTCGCCCTCGGACACGGAGCCGGCGCGGTGATCGGGTCGTTCGGCGCGGTCGACCACCTCGCGGCGGCCCTCATCGTGCGGGAGGCCGGCGGGGTCGTGCTCGACGAGAACGGGCGCGACACGCTCTTCCCGTCGTGGGGCGGGATCCTCGCGGCCCGCGACCGGCGGACGGCGGAGGCGCTCTTCGCGCTGTGGAGGAACGGGATCGCCTGCGACGCGTCGCGCGGCTGA